Proteins encoded in a region of the Bdellovibrionota bacterium genome:
- a CDS encoding tetratricopeptide repeat protein: MNRFTFSVVVFFASSSVGAAPLSPEQSLGALERAAERFKESPTRIAVARTVIHEELPALRKPWITLSAYERISNAYRSDTKIPPEISGAEKAEAAFRLARHAFLLGRMDEANGWVDQIPPSPGTAPWRAKGQYLRGVLALKENRADSKPKAIEAFMLAAGLGGDSDAGTLATTALARMAFDNGQYEHARDLYLGVKKTPELYEASLDELAWAHLKLGRADLAATELDLLFTLYPQSRRLPDAGYLLGRLAADPSRHDSEGIQTLELLASRFVFELEASESAHRAYAGHEEELLAEFDPRLTQFKARAILPPIARTLIERNGATRSYLAQLDGLITERTELREDQGAQDAAAVALRQPGGTTIESLALWEWANHIEHQLLSSPENSSSLKLPLEDVTREVRELLQTVDESIAKLVEIDRHIWIQWKTLGGDREKEALAIKQKARESIARFIAQKMQLKKSQWALEALLLRARKSEVRKDALRLTALRTNAPASSALFARLDRVRSDVERKENERMPELSKDLPQQTRIEVETSAQIDRTIQILLAGAKKDLKSVLDENRRELARTITDYRWSVAETRFRSLRSAETALRSNQAEFERDLAKQEERYVELEETSAPSAHSASPPIRDSLPDDLRQRVEDSSHFLAAARQFIQDADRGISKRIANDKERYRSYVEAQENRLSDLKERDRERVILAYRDVMRSEPDPERAPYALYRLAQLHYERAEAVARSFERSHPNERAPREYTSAISPLERIRKEFPKFEHRDAALYLLGHVLLDSGEKRRSVGTFEQLVAEYPKSPLLPEVHLRIGENYFAEKAFTKAIPHYNAVLTYGFNFFYDKALYKLAWANYLLGRYDSAIAHFLILLDYASELSDDQKKRFVELEDEATEYVAFSLFRSGGSSTATRIFAKTGWKPYGLAILKQMAAIAEERSKEDEALRTYDLAIEHYPDSSYAPDVLSGRIRIFEKLNDNRSVTVEMERVLRLLESGGSWRNKNMEDRDALAAADSLVQRATYSLGTQYDASYSRSNDDGDRKKAVALYERLIDRYPQSEQAYLATYRLGEIAFAKGDYSSAIERYDAVVRNDRYSKHFSDSLYAMVVSREKNLTGRGGLDAVLAKEPGSVPPQAEALLQSIDNFTHRAPKDSRVPQTLYRSATVQAKIGRTQEASRTFLLLAERYPHSRWSQQAFVAAVDTFLAQEQWDDAAAVAAKTLQEKTNLPEEIRSELMKQRETSLFKAAESRGKKGQPSEAVEQYLAFQKELPTSSLAPAALFNAYAISMRSMNYDTAQQALTLLYDQYPSTDEGKRAPLQQALLYDAVFDIDRAIPAYRAVLARTLSPKDRENAILNLSQLFLARARQDHEFEELISLAKQLDEKQRAEIEFHAAELSEDAGQADRARSIRTSLALRPTAPSLPRLRAAVELAQAYWDTGNLKEAQSMERLADQFLRLLPKADANEGQVALASVRAAKISWKRASLRSNKIKSTSAKALVNTFQQKATDLANLEKNVLQLLELRSLRASASALFDLGHAYLEFVGELQELAPPPKSSPADIQELKETVNKLSAPLQEKAKDAFSKTLALLQSARLPETYLGELFKQTNGAAPTKSESAWADDRWPDPVPLLSESGTSPISLWKSVIVLASPPAATSNIVPPLWLQDERTKNREASSRILLERPNSAAALHNLFFVQLFEGDFSGAKRSLSLIGDRLGAQTSLRLKAAAAFAQGDYGEVVDILEPMLMKAGLDRGDVSLGESTRQLVLSRLLRGEKEKALSTAQTLIRLFPKSSAVHRALAAAFHASGDTRMARFALERTLRLDPGNNLASGELAILLDARRDLLTRSKLLETAAQSGHPILASNWAKLSYDVGKTEEACMEWKRANEMTGLRHPVFLKRLENCATSTGSVP, encoded by the coding sequence GTCCTCCTCGGTCGGCGCCGCCCCCCTGTCGCCTGAGCAGAGCTTGGGCGCGCTCGAACGCGCCGCCGAACGTTTCAAAGAATCCCCGACTCGGATTGCCGTGGCACGCACGGTGATTCACGAGGAGCTTCCCGCGCTTCGAAAGCCGTGGATCACGCTCTCCGCGTACGAACGGATTTCCAATGCGTATCGATCTGACACGAAGATTCCACCGGAGATTTCCGGTGCCGAGAAAGCCGAAGCGGCTTTTCGCCTGGCGAGACACGCCTTTCTTCTCGGACGAATGGATGAAGCAAACGGCTGGGTGGATCAAATTCCCCCGTCGCCGGGAACGGCGCCTTGGCGGGCCAAGGGACAATACCTGCGCGGGGTGTTAGCGCTGAAAGAGAACAGAGCGGATTCAAAGCCGAAAGCCATCGAGGCGTTCATGCTCGCGGCCGGTTTGGGCGGCGATTCGGACGCAGGAACACTCGCGACAACCGCGCTCGCCCGAATGGCGTTTGACAACGGCCAGTACGAGCATGCCCGCGATCTCTACCTGGGCGTGAAAAAAACCCCGGAGCTGTATGAAGCGAGTCTTGATGAGCTCGCTTGGGCGCATCTGAAACTCGGCCGCGCGGACCTGGCCGCCACCGAACTCGATCTACTCTTTACGCTCTATCCACAGAGCCGACGTCTTCCGGATGCGGGTTACCTGCTCGGCCGTCTGGCCGCGGATCCCTCTCGACACGATTCCGAGGGAATTCAAACGCTGGAGCTTCTCGCGTCACGTTTTGTATTTGAACTTGAGGCGAGCGAATCGGCGCATCGGGCCTATGCGGGCCATGAGGAAGAACTGCTGGCGGAGTTCGATCCCCGCCTCACGCAATTCAAAGCTCGGGCGATCCTTCCGCCGATCGCCCGGACGCTGATCGAGCGAAACGGGGCCACGCGCAGTTATCTGGCGCAACTGGACGGACTGATCACGGAACGAACCGAACTGCGGGAGGACCAGGGAGCTCAGGATGCGGCGGCCGTCGCCCTGAGGCAGCCGGGGGGAACGACGATCGAGAGCCTCGCACTTTGGGAATGGGCCAACCACATCGAGCACCAACTCCTCTCCAGCCCCGAAAATTCGTCTTCATTGAAACTGCCGTTGGAGGACGTAACTCGCGAAGTCCGCGAACTCCTGCAAACGGTCGACGAATCCATCGCGAAGTTGGTCGAGATCGACCGGCACATTTGGATTCAATGGAAGACGCTGGGCGGAGACCGGGAAAAAGAGGCTTTGGCCATCAAACAGAAGGCGCGCGAATCGATCGCGCGATTCATCGCCCAGAAGATGCAACTGAAGAAGAGTCAATGGGCGCTTGAGGCTTTGCTGTTACGTGCACGAAAATCCGAAGTTCGAAAGGACGCCCTGCGCCTCACGGCATTGCGAACGAACGCCCCTGCTTCGTCTGCCCTTTTTGCGCGCCTGGATCGCGTCCGCTCGGACGTGGAACGAAAAGAAAACGAACGGATGCCGGAGCTCTCGAAAGATCTCCCGCAACAAACCAGGATCGAGGTCGAAACGTCGGCCCAGATCGACCGAACGATTCAGATTCTCCTCGCGGGCGCGAAGAAAGATCTCAAATCTGTTTTGGACGAAAATCGCCGGGAATTGGCCCGGACGATCACCGATTACCGCTGGAGCGTTGCCGAGACACGCTTTCGTTCGCTGAGGTCCGCGGAGACGGCGCTTCGTTCGAATCAAGCGGAATTCGAGCGGGATCTCGCGAAGCAGGAGGAGCGGTACGTTGAACTCGAGGAGACGTCCGCACCCTCGGCACATTCCGCTTCCCCTCCGATTCGCGATTCGCTGCCGGACGACCTAAGACAGCGGGTGGAGGATTCAAGTCATTTTCTCGCCGCTGCCCGGCAATTTATTCAAGACGCGGACAGGGGAATCAGCAAACGGATCGCAAACGACAAAGAGAGGTATCGGAGCTATGTCGAGGCTCAGGAAAACCGTCTTTCGGACCTCAAGGAACGCGACCGGGAGCGGGTGATTCTCGCCTATCGCGATGTCATGCGAAGCGAGCCGGATCCTGAACGGGCGCCGTATGCGCTCTATCGCTTGGCTCAACTTCATTACGAGCGCGCGGAGGCGGTGGCGCGGAGTTTTGAACGATCCCATCCCAATGAGCGCGCGCCGAGAGAATACACATCGGCGATCTCGCCGCTGGAACGGATCCGGAAGGAATTCCCCAAGTTCGAGCATCGCGACGCGGCTCTTTATTTGCTCGGTCACGTCCTCCTCGATTCTGGAGAGAAAAGACGGTCGGTCGGCACGTTCGAACAGCTTGTGGCGGAGTATCCGAAGAGTCCGCTGCTTCCCGAAGTACACCTTCGGATCGGTGAAAACTATTTCGCCGAGAAAGCGTTTACGAAGGCCATTCCTCATTACAACGCCGTCCTCACATACGGGTTCAATTTTTTTTATGACAAGGCGTTGTACAAGCTGGCCTGGGCGAACTACCTTTTGGGCCGCTATGACTCGGCGATCGCCCACTTTTTGATTTTGCTCGATTACGCCTCCGAACTTTCCGACGATCAAAAGAAGCGCTTCGTCGAACTGGAAGACGAAGCCACGGAATATGTGGCGTTCAGTCTATTCCGATCGGGCGGCAGTTCGACAGCGACGAGGATTTTTGCGAAGACCGGCTGGAAACCTTACGGCCTGGCGATTCTGAAACAGATGGCGGCCATCGCCGAGGAACGATCGAAGGAAGACGAAGCGCTTCGAACCTACGATCTCGCCATCGAGCACTATCCCGATTCCTCATATGCGCCCGATGTTCTGTCGGGGAGAATTCGGATCTTTGAAAAACTCAACGATAACCGCAGCGTAACGGTGGAAATGGAGCGGGTCCTTCGGTTGCTGGAAAGCGGCGGATCCTGGCGAAACAAGAACATGGAGGATCGGGACGCCCTCGCGGCCGCCGATTCACTGGTTCAAAGAGCGACATACAGCCTGGGGACGCAATACGACGCTTCTTATTCCCGTTCGAACGACGACGGTGACCGGAAAAAGGCGGTCGCTCTCTATGAACGTCTAATCGACCGATATCCCCAGTCCGAACAGGCGTACCTAGCCACCTATCGTCTCGGGGAAATCGCTTTCGCCAAGGGGGATTACTCCTCCGCCATCGAACGGTATGACGCCGTGGTTCGAAACGACCGCTATTCGAAACATTTTTCCGATTCTCTCTACGCGATGGTCGTTTCTCGGGAAAAAAACCTCACGGGCCGCGGCGGATTGGACGCGGTGTTGGCCAAGGAACCGGGATCCGTTCCGCCGCAGGCCGAAGCCCTTCTTCAATCGATCGACAACTTCACTCACCGGGCTCCCAAGGATTCGCGGGTGCCCCAAACGCTCTATCGTTCGGCCACCGTTCAGGCCAAAATCGGCCGTACCCAAGAAGCGAGTCGCACATTCCTCCTATTGGCCGAACGTTATCCGCACAGCCGTTGGAGCCAGCAAGCATTCGTCGCCGCCGTCGATACGTTCTTGGCCCAAGAACAATGGGATGACGCGGCAGCCGTCGCAGCCAAAACCCTGCAAGAAAAGACAAACCTCCCCGAAGAAATCCGAAGCGAACTCATGAAGCAGCGGGAGACGTCGTTGTTTAAGGCCGCCGAGAGCCGCGGTAAGAAGGGCCAACCTTCCGAGGCGGTGGAACAGTATCTTGCTTTCCAGAAGGAACTTCCCACTTCCTCGCTGGCACCGGCGGCTCTTTTTAACGCATACGCCATTTCCATGCGCTCCATGAACTACGACACGGCACAACAGGCTCTCACGCTGCTGTACGACCAATATCCTTCCACGGACGAGGGGAAACGGGCCCCTCTTCAACAGGCCTTGCTCTATGACGCCGTATTCGATATCGACCGGGCCATCCCGGCCTATCGTGCCGTATTGGCCAGGACTCTTTCGCCGAAAGATCGCGAAAACGCGATCCTGAACCTGTCTCAACTCTTTCTCGCTCGCGCCAGACAAGATCATGAATTCGAAGAACTCATTTCTCTCGCCAAACAGCTCGACGAAAAACAGAGGGCTGAAATCGAGTTTCACGCGGCGGAGCTTTCCGAAGACGCAGGTCAGGCTGACCGGGCCCGTTCGATTCGCACGAGCCTCGCGCTACGGCCCACGGCGCCGTCGTTGCCTCGCCTTCGAGCCGCGGTGGAGCTGGCACAGGCTTATTGGGATACGGGGAATTTAAAGGAGGCGCAATCGATGGAGCGCCTGGCCGATCAATTTCTCCGCCTGTTACCCAAAGCCGATGCCAATGAAGGTCAGGTCGCTTTGGCTTCCGTCCGGGCCGCAAAGATCTCCTGGAAACGGGCCAGCCTTCGCTCGAACAAGATCAAGTCCACCAGCGCCAAAGCGCTGGTCAATACGTTCCAGCAAAAGGCCACCGATCTTGCCAACCTGGAAAAAAATGTTCTTCAGCTCCTGGAACTTCGTTCGCTTCGCGCGAGCGCTTCGGCTCTGTTTGATCTCGGCCATGCTTATCTCGAATTCGTGGGAGAGCTTCAAGAACTGGCTCCACCTCCGAAGTCTTCGCCTGCCGACATTCAGGAACTGAAGGAAACGGTGAACAAACTCTCGGCGCCGTTGCAGGAGAAAGCAAAAGACGCGTTCTCGAAAACGCTGGCGCTGCTTCAGAGCGCCCGATTGCCGGAGACGTATCTTGGCGAGCTTTTCAAGCAGACGAACGGAGCGGCTCCTACGAAGAGTGAGAGCGCTTGGGCCGACGACCGATGGCCCGACCCAGTTCCGCTATTGTCAGAAAGTGGCACATCTCCGATCAGCCTTTGGAAAAGCGTGATTGTCCTTGCGTCCCCTCCAGCGGCCACTTCAAACATCGTTCCGCCTCTCTGGCTGCAAGACGAAAGGACGAAGAACCGCGAGGCGTCCAGCCGGATCCTCCTCGAACGCCCCAATTCGGCCGCGGCGCTTCACAATCTCTTCTTTGTCCAATTGTTCGAGGGAGATTTCAGCGGTGCGAAACGTTCGCTGTCGCTGATCGGGGATCGCCTCGGCGCCCAAACATCGCTCAGACTCAAAGCCGCCGCGGCCTTCGCGCAAGGAGACTACGGAGAGGTGGTCGACATTCTGGAACCGATGCTCATGAAGGCGGGCCTCGACCGCGGGGATGTTTCGCTCGGTGAATCGACCCGGCAGCTCGTTCTGTCCCGGCTCCTGCGCGGAGAAAAGGAGAAGGCTCTCTCGACCGCCCAAACCCTGATTCGGCTCTTTCCAAAATCGTCCGCCGTCCACCGCGCCTTGGCTGCCGCCTTTCACGCTAGCGGCGACACGCGAATGGCGAGATTCGCTCTGGAACGAACGCTTCGGCTGGATCCGGGGAATAACCTGGCTTCGGGGGAACTGGCCATTTTGCTGGACGCTCGGCGTGATCTACTGACGCGGTCCAAGCTATTGGAGACTGCCGCTCAGAGCGGACATCCGATTCTTGCGAGCAATTGGGCGAAACTGTCATACGATGTCGGAAAAACGGAAGAAGCCTGCATGGAATGGAAACGCGCAAACGAAATGACCGGCCTTCGCCATCCGGTGTTCTTGAAGAGATTGGAAAATTGTGCGACCTCGACTGGGAGCGTTCCATGA